In Lycium ferocissimum isolate CSIRO_LF1 chromosome 7, AGI_CSIRO_Lferr_CH_V1, whole genome shotgun sequence, the sequence GTCCTGAGCTCACTGCTGGTGCTGGCCGTCATGCTGATGTTTCTTCAATCACTATGCTCCTACAGGATGATGTTGGTGGCCTTTACGTGCGAGAACCTAAAGGTGATGGCTGGATTCACGTGCCACCAGTCAAAGGGGCTCTGGTGATCAATATCAGAGATGTCCTTCAGATCATGAGCAACGATAGGTACAAGAGCGTTGAGCATCGGGTGATTGTGAATGACAGTAGAAACAGAGTGTCAGTACCAATATTTGTGAATCCAGCACCTGACGCAGTTTTTGGTCCTTTGACACAAGTACTAGAAGATGGAGAGAAGCCATTGTATAAGCAAGTTATTTATTcagattatttcaattatttctTCAGTAAAGGACATGAGGGCAAGCAAGCAATTGAATTTGCAAAGCTATGAAAAATCTGCTGATTCTAAACTCTTTTCATCTATGTATATGGGAAGTGGAGTCAATCTACATAGTAGATGGCTTCGTTTACTTTGTTGGCCTGGTTGTACACCATTTAAACTATTCTATGGCTTCGTTTACTTGTTACCCTGGTCGTACACTATTTAAAACtgttatttttttgtttggtttccCATATTCATTTTGAGCTCCGACTAATTCGGATTTATACTTCATCAAAGGGGGAAGCGCTCcgtataaaaattattttcatttctagaGCTCGAACCCCGGACCTCTGAGAATTCTATCTATTTCACCACAATCCTTAGCGGTTATTCAAACTATTATGACAGAAAAGAATATAGGTAGACTCTTTacaatgttgttattgttgttgatgctcGCCTTGTAAACACTTTCTCCATAAAGTGGGGCGAAAcgaatatttttcaaaaaatttgcgAAAGCAAGATTTTGATAATCATTGAAGCCTCTGAAGAAATAAACAgtagtcactttttttttatcaaatggAGTATGTCGAATTTTGATTATCAAATACGTAATTCTACAACAGATTCACCCTAACAACAAAACTCAAAAACGTAAAAAAATCTTCAGCCAAAACAAGAATGCCAAACAAAATTGACTTTGCTCTGTTACGTAGCCAAGGAGTTCGTTGGATGGGCGTATCATTGGCTGGCCAGAGCAACAAAAGTCGTATGGCGATCAGTGTCGCGTTTATCACACTGTAAGCTACcgataatttttattttattttactgttTCTCTTTCTTTGCCAAGGATTCTCCTTTATGTTCACTGCCTGCAGACACCACATAACCTGCTCCAACCTGTGTCAAACGTGCAAAAATGGAGTACACTTAGaacatgaaagaaaagaaagacagTAACCCTCTCTCCACCCACTACGCTCGCATCCACCCACAATATTCTAAAATGATACGTAGTAGccatattatcaacaacaataaaggGTAGCTCGGTGCACCAAGCTGCCCAGGTTCAGGCAGGGTCCACCCCAAAGGGACGTATATAGGTCACACGGACAACTTTAACATTGCTCCAAAGTTCCCCTTcattaataacaacaataataatactaacactaataatattgtttgtattattattacaaaaaaaaatatacatacgTGAAAAGGAGAAGCAGGATACCTGGCAATCTTTCAGTACAACACGTTCTTGGAGCTGTACATTACTGCAAATAACAGAACCTTGGATCGAGCAACCATCTCCAATAGTAACATGGTCCATTATGACTGAGTTGACAACCTGCAAGGACAAGCCAGAAGGAAGCAAGTAACTTAATAACCAGCTAGACGATGTATGTGGCAGCTGGATTTTCTGAGGTTGTGTCATTCTTGTGTGAATGGAATGTAAGTACTAACTGTTTCCCTTTCTATTAAAGGTAAAGAATGAATTGTACCTTCACATTTGACCCAATCCGACAATGTCGTCCAATGACAGACTTTTTCACACTGCATTTGTCGCCCATTTGTGAACCTTCTCCTAGCATACAATGTGGTCCAACCTAATCAGATTAATACCTCAGTCATGAAAACCAAGATCCAATTTGCACAAAATTCTCACATTACGCATAGAAAAACAAGATTCaacaagaaaaattaaaacccaGCAGAAAGGATATGATGCTATATGAACTACTTTATTTGGCACTTAGCAAGAAAATATAAACAAAGATGACACAACATGCGCAACAACATAATATCTGCATATGTAACCGCAAGAAATATTGCAACTCACTGTAGTTTTTGAACCAAGCTCGGCTGTAGGATGAATGATGTTGTTCTGAGGAGAGAAAGAATAGCCCGACAGATGACTTGCATCACCTATGACCTAAATCATAGAGAAAGGAAACCAGCTCATAAGCAGACATGCAAACACATATGCTGTAGATATAAGCAAAAATACAAGGCTAAACAGTAAATCTCACATCTCGATTTATGTCACTGAAGGCCTGAATAGAGTTTAAGCGTACACAGTAATTGTTCTTGCTGGCAATATATACACAGCACTTATGAGTCTTTCTTGGAGACAGAGCAGAACCATCAGGACCCAAAGCGTATAGTTCATGAAAACTTTGTGTAGAAGCATTGGTCAGCAGTTGTGACAGCATAACTTTACTATCGACATCCTTAGAATTCCCATTTTCTTCTGCTAGCCCTCCATTTTGTGATAATTCAGATCTCTAATACAATTTAACATCATCAACTTGTGGAGAATCATGGATGGTAAGTAAACAAAGTTAACACGTGGCAGAAAAAAACATGCATTGTAAGAGACTTACTAGCTGGCTCCTCACAAGATAAGGCAACACTTCACGCCTCAAGCTcagaaaattttctttcttattcaGAACCTCTTGCAAAACGGTTCTACAGGAACAACCATGAACAAACCCATTTAGAGAAAATAGTAGCATAATGGATAACACTATTGACTAAAAACCACTcgaaaatgaaaagaaacatATCGAACCTCTTGAAGGCATACATATGAGCATCCATTAGATCAGCACGAATCTCCATCtgcaaattaaagaaaaaggataAGATGGAGAGGGAAAACTCCACCACAAATAGCATAGGAGCCTGCATATTTGGATGTATCTGCACGCATGCACTATTTTAATGATCTAATACATTTTtatgtgaaaaaagaaaaacaggaAAGGTTCTTGCAGGGAGCAGCAAGTCCAGTATCTCATGTTGGTTAAACAAGCAAAAGTTAATACTCCCGctgtccaatttatgtgaaggtgttcgACTGAGCACAAGAATGAAAGGAAGACTTTCGAAACTTGAGGTCCAAATAAGCCATAGATCTTTAtatggttataaatcatctcattaaaggtaaaatgggaagtttaaagttaaatcaTTACTAAATACATAAAGGTATCATTCTTTagggactgactaaaaaggaaatagtgtcacataaattgggacaaggGGAAAAAAGGGcggggcagcccggtgcactaagctcccgctatgcgcggggtccggaGAAGGGCCAGACCACAAgagtctattgtacgcagccttaccttgcatttctgcaagaggctgtttccataCCTCGAACCCGTGgcctcctggtcacatggcagcaactttacTAGTTACGCTAAGGCTCCCCTTCATAAATTGGGACAAGGGGagtaatttttaaaaagaacttaAAACTAAGGCATTGGATAtagaagaaatgaaagaaaatagatcatataaagaagggaaaattcCAAAATATAACTAGCCATTCATAGCCAAGCTGAATCATAGATCGCGAGGAGAAGAAGAATACCAAATCATCAAGCAAATCTATCAATCCTTCACTTATTTCCCCTCCCTTTTCCCATTCATTTCTCAAGTATACAGGAATCAGGCAAGagtagaagaaaaaggtatcAGACAGAAAACTCCTATCTTAGTGATTTCATTAGCTATTAGTGTCGTGCAGATTGGCATCATTTACCTGGCCTACAGCTCGGAGAATGCTCTTCTGGACACGAATATCTTTCTCAACTTCAGCTCCTAGAGGATATCAAAGATGCCTAATAAGGGAATAACACCAACTGATGCATGAAGGATGTAAAAGCATATGCAGGGGTCTCACCAGCAGCTACATGCAACAGAAATTGTTTAGTGGGGTCCAGTCCTATAATGTTATGGCGTGCCGGTTTCTTGGCTTTGTCCTTTCCACCAGAGGAACCTGACTCTGATGGGCCACTGATAGGAGTAGAACAAAGCATTGCAGTCACTGCAGCATCATGCCGTCTATGAGCAGCTGCTACTGCCCCAGGAGGAATATCAGAAATAAGATCACCACTCACAACCTGCATAAGAAATCATAACTAATTAGCTCATTGAAGCATGCTTCCTTTGTTGAAAAGCTCTAATGATTAGAATATCAACCAAAATGTCTTTTGCAGTCAGGTGGTGATCAATGGCCCTAAGAGCTCCAGCTGTCCCGACATCCTCGGGGACTGCTGCAACCTGAAGACAAGGTAACAACAAAATAAGCACCtttatatcaacaaccacagtaagtttttttttttttttttttcaaaaaatccaCAGTAAGTTAACATGGGCA encodes:
- the LOC132065600 gene encoding uncharacterized protein LOC132065600 isoform X2; this translates as MDFQVVVLAGGFSKSLVPLVSKDVPQALLPVANRPVLSYVLEHFEENNLKDFIVVVEGESAALLVGGWISNAYVDRLHVEVAAVPEDVGTAGALRAIDHHLTAKDILVVSGDLISDIPPGAVAAAHRRHDAAVTAMLCSTPISGPSESGSSGGKDKAKKPARHNIIGLDPTKQFLLHVAAGAEVEKDIRVQKSILRAVGQMEIRADLMDAHMYAFKRTVLQEVLNKKENFLSLRREVLPYLVRSQLRSELSQNGGLAEENGNSKDVDSKVMLSQLLTNASTQSFHELYALGPDGSALSPRKTHKCCVYIASKNNYCVRLNSIQAFSDINRDVIGDASHLSGYSFSPQNNIIHPTAELGSKTTEKVHKWATNAV
- the LOC132065600 gene encoding uncharacterized protein LOC132065600 isoform X1; its protein translation is MDFQVVVLAGGFSKSLVPLVSKDVPQALLPVANRPVLSYVLEHFEENNLKDFIVVVEGESAALLVGGWISNAYVDRLHVEVAAVPEDVGTAGALRAIDHHLTAKDILVVSGDLISDIPPGAVAAAHRRHDAAVTAMLCSTPISGPSESGSSGGKDKAKKPARHNIIGLDPTKQFLLHVAAGAEVEKDIRVQKSILRAVGQMEIRADLMDAHMYAFKRTVLQEVLNKKENFLSLRREVLPYLVRSQLRSELSQNGGLAEENGNSKDVDSKVMLSQLLTNASTQSFHELYALGPDGSALSPRKTHKCCVYIASKNNYCVRLNSIQAFSDINRDVIGDASHLSGYSFSPQNNIIHPTAELGSKTTVGPHCMLGEGSQMGDKCSVKKSVIGRHCRIGSNVKVVNSVIMDHVTIGDGCSIQGSVICSNVQLQERVVLKDCQVGAGYVVSAGSEHKGESLAKKEKQ